One genomic segment of Andreesenia angusta includes these proteins:
- a CDS encoding DUF2798 domain-containing protein, with protein MKIQRRYASLLSGFLISLSLSLSISLVITMMNMTPWDVFLSTWLKSSLRGLSIGYPLGRIFVPVMINLVEKMVEDD; from the coding sequence ATGAAAATACAGAGAAGATATGCCAGCCTTCTATCGGGCTTTCTCATATCGCTCTCGCTTTCACTTTCGATATCGCTTGTGATAACCATGATGAATATGACTCCATGGGACGTATTTTTAAGCACTTGGCTGAAGTCGTCGCTAAGGGGGCTTTCTATAGGGTATCCGCTTGGCAGGATATTTGTGCCGGTGATGATAAACCTAGTGGAGAAGATGGTGGAAGACGATTAA